The genomic DNA CATTTCAGGATCCCACCTCCAAGGAGCAGGCACCCCATAGATCTTCCACAAATCCAACCAAAACACCGGCTCCGTCACATTCCTAAAATGCTCCCCAACGTCCCGCATCATCTCCGGCTGAGGCAACGTGTGAAAGCTCAAGATAGGAGAACACATCCTGTCCCCTCTGATTTtactcctcctcggcggctcCCCATTGAACAAATACGCATACCTCTCATCCAGATAAATTCCCACCCTAATCAGCGCCTTCGCCAACAACCgatccccccaaacctcatCCAAACTCTCCAAATAACTCGTCTTGAGCGCCTTCGGattctccttcaccaacgccctcatcgccgcctGCGACAAGATAACCGCCGACCCCCCATGCGCAAACCTCGCCCGAAAGTCACCAACGGCATTACCAAGATAGTGCTTCTCCTCCGGGTCAAAATGTCCCAAAAACCTCTTCACACTCGTCTCCACCAGAAaggtatcatcatccaccagcaGATACCACTTCTTGTCCGGCCACCTCTGATACGCAAACTCCAGCCCAGGTATAAACTTCAACGCGTCCAACTCCCACCCGAACTCCTTTGACAAACccctcgccagctcctcatccttcgccccaacagcagcagtcaaCCTCTCATACTTCCCCACCCTCTTATgccccaacaaaccccccaaaatcggattctccaaccccctctccaccataTCATACACCTtgaccaccctctcccccccatcacccaaaACCATCTCCCCATAATCAGCAAttacaaccacctccccccaccccctaaCACTCTCAAACCAAGCCGGAACCCTCCCCGAGTCCCATACCCCGTCTTCAACACAACCCCCACATCCCTCCCCAATCAACCTCGTACTCTGGCCTCTCCCTCAAAACCCACTCCTCACTTGGCCTTCCCCCGGTCACCAATCTCTTCCAGTtccacctcacccccaacctcagcgTGGAATCATACGGCAGCACCGCCGCCCCGAGCAAAAAGCAGACAATGAcaaaaaggggaaaagacAGCCAGTTTGACTTGAGGAAGCGGATCGCTCTCCTCAGGGACCTGGGGAGGAACCTCCTTGTTGATCGTCGACGACGGGGAGTCCACCCAGAGCCCTGGGCGATGTTGGCGTAGGGGTTGGctgtttggggatggggttgtggaggatgtgatggtgaggggaTTGGGGGTTCTAAAGAGGTGTGTTAGTCCACAAGATAAAaaggggaatgggggggacATACCACCGAATAGTCCACGGACAAAGTCAGACAGTGTCATGGTGAAAatctcccctctctctgcTTGCGGCTGGTTGACTCGGAGACGAACACAAATCCAGTTGAATGAAGAAGCCTCTCACGAAAAAAGCAATTAAACACTGTACTTTCATAACCCCATACCCATCATAAGAAGAAACCTCAAATGAAAGAGATAACAAAAGAACCCAAGCAAGCGGAGAGATAACAATCAACAAAGGTATGCTCAATGCCTTGCTTGCCTTGTCCaacagagaaaaaaaaaattaatgttggatgatgatggtcaaTTCTCCCAAAAATAAAAGTGAGAGAGCTCAAGTTCAGGCAACGCGCATTGCGCCTTGGCACCGCTGAGCAGTCGCGACTTGGCTTTTGCTGcaggggtggtgttggttgagTGCAGACGCTCGGACCATATCGCCAACCCCCCTTGAAGGAAGGAGCCCCTGAGACAACAATGGCAAGAGCAAACCTCTCGAACTTCAAATTATAAAAATTGCATGTGAGGAT from Podospora pseudoanserina strain CBS 124.78 chromosome 2, whole genome shotgun sequence includes the following:
- a CDS encoding hypothetical protein (EggNog:ENOG503PBF8; COG:I), giving the protein MTLSDFVRGLFGEPPIPSPSHPPQPHPQTANPYANIAQGSGWTPRRRRSTRRFLPRSLRRAIRFLKSNWLSFPLFVIVCFLLGAAVLPYDSTLRLGVRWNWKRLVTGGRPSEEWVLRERPEVPAWFESVRGWGEVVVIADYGEMVLGDGGERVVKVYDMVERGLENPILGGLLGHKRVGKYERLTAAVGAKDEELARGLSKEFGWELDALKFIPGLEFAYQRWPDKKWYLLVDDDTFLVETSVKRFLGHFDPEEKHYLGNAVGDFRARFAHGGSAVILSQAAMRALVKENPKALKTSYLESLDEVWGDRLLAKALIRVGIYLDERYAYLFNGEPPRRSKIRGDRMCSPILSFHTLPQPEMMRDVGEHFRNVTEPVFWLDLWKIYGVPAPWRWDPEMTKTIKDPKQREEMSRIVLRDVKSEWECLAEYNRRFRASTGTGWAWGKPEPDVCVIFRSAPPFESEVDAWTLDWDYVGPVDEAVYTHENVASAQDCMEKCTEKAFKKCIAWTWESSTGRCHVSPWMIVGEEVKEQDKVSGFNIRRVRKLERECPTFDGYESRRD